A window of bacterium HR17 genomic DNA:
TCCTCGCGCAACAGAGTGCCCAAAGCCGCCAACGCCAGCAGGACATTGCGCTTCTGAGACGAATAGCCCATCAACCCGAACCGCCAAATGCGTCCCCTCAGCGGACCCAATCCGGCGCCAATTTCTATGTGAAACTCTCGCAAGAGCCGTTCACGCACCCGACCTTCATCAACGCCGTCGGGCACTAAAGCGGTAATCAGCACCGGCAACCGATGAGCGGGTTCGCGCACCAATAACTGCAACCCCAACGCCTCCAAGCCCGCCATCATGGCTTGCCCGTTGACACGGTGCCGCTTCCAACGGGCGTCTAACCCTTCCTCGTCAATCAGCCGCAGGGCTTCGCGCAGGGCAAACACCATGTTGATCGGTGCGGTGTGGTGATAGGCGCGGTCTTCGCCCCAATAACTTTGCACTAAAAGGGCGTCCAGATACCAACTGACACACGAACGGCGGCGCCGTTGCAAGGCAGTGACAGAGCGAGCGCTGAAAGTCACGGGGGCTAAACCCGGCGGGGCACCGATACATTTCTGCGTCGCCGAATAGGCGACGTCCACACCCCAATCGTCTATCAATACAGGCACGCCGCCTAACGAGGTCACTGTATCCAAAACGAGCAGGGCATCATGCTCCCGCACGATGGCAGCGATTTCTTCCACTGGTTGCCAAACGCCGGTGGAAGTTTCTGCGTGCACAAGGCAGACGACTTTTGGTCGGCAGCGGGCGACTGCGCGGCGCACTGTTGTCGGGTCAAACGCAGCACCCCATTCCTGCTCCACCA
This region includes:
- the pucG gene encoding Purine catabolism protein PucG; translated protein: MSEDVQYKWQDLAPPTRILMGAGPSNVDPRVLRVMVHQPIGHLDPVFLAIMDEVRDGLRRLFGTRNGLTFPVSGTGSAGMEACIANLVEPGDRVLVLVKGFFGDRMAQMARRLGGEVTVVEQEWGAAFDPTTVRRAVARCRPKVVCLVHAETSTGVWQPVEEIAAIVREHDALLVLDTVTSLGGVPVLIDDWGVDVAYSATQKCIGAPPGLAPVTFSARSVTALQRRRRSCVSWYLDALLVQSYWGEDRAYHHTAPINMVFALREALRLIDEEGLDARWKRHRVNGQAMMAGLEALGLQLLVREPAHRLPVLITALVPDGVDEGRVRERLLREFHIEIGAGLGPLRGRIWRFGLMGYSSQKRNVLLALAALGTLLREEGFACDPAAALDAAQAVYREHAAVTVEV